A single region of the Leisingera thetidis genome encodes:
- a CDS encoding quaternary amine ABC transporter ATP-binding protein, protein MTPKTKLSCRNVWKLYGANAEAFLNDNPTPSGEDIRSAGIIGAVRHASLDIAEGEIFIIMGLSGSGKSTLVRCLSRLIEPTGGEVLFDNVDLLTASERELIEIRRHKMGMVFQHFALLPHLTVLQNVMFPLTVQAAPKAEAEAKARDVVDLVGLKGREDYYPRELSGGQQQRVGIARSLVTEPDIWFLDEPFSALDPLIRREMQDEFLRLQARLHKTIVFITHDFEEAVRLADRIAIMKDGEIIQVATPEELVLNPATDYVAEFTRHIPRSKVLTVGGIMTRTAGGEGRPVPQSARVSEVAEQIIAADAPRPVCDENGRIVGSIGRTAVARVLFGTGEAA, encoded by the coding sequence ATGACACCCAAGACCAAACTCTCCTGCCGCAATGTCTGGAAGCTTTATGGCGCCAATGCGGAAGCGTTCCTGAACGACAACCCAACACCCAGCGGCGAGGATATCCGCAGCGCCGGCATCATTGGCGCGGTGCGCCATGCCAGCCTCGACATCGCCGAAGGCGAGATCTTCATCATCATGGGGCTGTCGGGCTCCGGCAAATCCACCCTGGTGCGCTGCCTGTCGCGGCTGATCGAGCCGACCGGCGGCGAGGTGCTGTTCGACAATGTCGATCTGCTGACCGCCAGCGAGCGCGAACTGATCGAAATCCGCCGCCACAAGATGGGGATGGTGTTCCAGCATTTTGCCCTGCTGCCGCATCTGACCGTATTGCAGAATGTGATGTTCCCGCTCACCGTCCAAGCCGCGCCCAAGGCCGAAGCCGAAGCCAAGGCCCGGGACGTGGTGGACCTGGTGGGGCTGAAAGGCCGCGAGGATTATTACCCGCGCGAATTGTCCGGCGGCCAGCAGCAGCGCGTCGGCATTGCCCGCTCGCTGGTGACCGAACCGGACATATGGTTCCTGGACGAACCCTTCTCGGCGCTGGATCCGCTGATCCGCCGCGAGATGCAGGATGAATTCCTGCGCCTGCAGGCCCGGCTGCACAAGACCATCGTCTTCATCACCCACGACTTTGAAGAGGCGGTGCGTCTGGCCGACCGCATCGCCATCATGAAAGACGGCGAGATCATTCAGGTCGCCACGCCGGAGGAGCTGGTGCTGAACCCGGCGACGGACTATGTCGCCGAATTCACCCGCCATATCCCGCGTTCCAAGGTGCTGACCGTGGGCGGGATCATGACCCGCACCGCGGGCGGCGAAGGCAGACCGGTGCCGCAATCCGCCCGGGTGTCGGAGGTGGCCGAGCAGATTATCGCTGCGGACGCCCCGCGCCCGGTGTGCGATGAAAACGGCCGGATTGTTGGCAGCATCGGCCGCACAGCGGTTGCCCGCGTGCTGTTCGGCACGGGAGAGGCGGCATGA
- a CDS encoding PqiC family protein has protein sequence MKNILLPMLPIALLAACAPANDARYLITSAPGEKVANLRSRTIEVRLISLPSYAAASDIVAEGEGGALFALGGAQWADDPARGMTAALARGLNERTGAAAAVEPWPLNSGPDARLDVRVDQVYARTDGTFALTGQFAVSSPEGTVREFVKRFDIQAPISGTGPSATAEALSLALAELARQVSQAM, from the coding sequence ATGAAAAACATCCTGTTGCCGATGCTTCCCATTGCCCTGCTGGCCGCTTGCGCCCCGGCCAATGATGCCCGTTACCTGATCACTTCCGCCCCCGGCGAGAAAGTGGCCAACCTGCGTTCCCGCACCATCGAGGTCCGGCTGATCTCCCTCCCGTCCTACGCCGCAGCGTCGGATATTGTCGCTGAAGGCGAAGGCGGCGCATTGTTTGCGCTTGGCGGGGCGCAATGGGCCGACGATCCGGCCCGCGGCATGACCGCAGCGCTTGCCCGCGGGCTGAACGAACGGACCGGTGCCGCTGCCGCAGTGGAACCCTGGCCCCTGAACTCCGGGCCCGACGCGCGGCTGGATGTGCGGGTGGATCAGGTTTACGCGCGCACCGACGGAACCTTTGCGCTGACCGGTCAGTTCGCGGTCTCCTCACCCGAAGGCACGGTGCGGGAATTCGTGAAGCGTTTCGATATCCAGGCACCGATCAGCGGCACCGGGCCATCCGCAACCGCCGAAGCGCTCTCCCTGGCGCTGGCGGAACTCGCGCGGCAGGTCTCGCAGGCAATGTAG
- a CDS encoding ABC transporter substrate-binding protein: protein MRQNLRILGTVALAAAVSASHAWSAESADPIKLTLHDWSGQLINTKIMGSILEEAGYNVEYVQADYIAQFAGLKTGDLHLAMEIWETTGREALDDATASGKVVNAGETGLMAIEEWWYPAYMKDRCPGLPDWQALKDCAEEFATAETSPYGRYVGGPVTWGGFDEERIEALELEFEVVHAGTDAALFAELESAYQRQDPIVLWVYVPHWAPAKYEGEFVEFPPYSAECYADPAAGVNPDMAYDCGKPRGPIWKAAWAGLPEKWPGAYEIIQSYRVSNEEMSAMVGKADLEGVDIDTVVSGWMTANKDRWSGWISN from the coding sequence ATGCGACAGAACCTCAGAATACTGGGAACCGTGGCACTGGCAGCCGCCGTTTCCGCATCACACGCCTGGTCCGCAGAATCCGCCGATCCGATCAAACTGACGCTGCACGACTGGTCCGGCCAGCTGATCAACACCAAGATCATGGGCAGCATCCTTGAGGAGGCGGGGTATAACGTCGAATACGTCCAGGCCGACTACATCGCGCAATTTGCCGGCCTCAAGACCGGCGATCTGCATCTGGCCATGGAGATCTGGGAAACCACCGGGCGCGAGGCGCTGGACGACGCGACCGCCTCTGGCAAGGTGGTCAACGCCGGCGAAACCGGCCTGATGGCGATTGAGGAATGGTGGTACCCCGCCTACATGAAAGACCGCTGCCCCGGCCTGCCCGACTGGCAGGCACTGAAGGACTGCGCCGAGGAGTTCGCCACCGCGGAAACCTCCCCTTACGGGCGGTATGTCGGCGGCCCGGTGACCTGGGGCGGCTTCGACGAGGAGCGCATCGAGGCGTTGGAGCTTGAGTTCGAAGTGGTTCACGCGGGCACCGACGCGGCGCTGTTCGCCGAGCTTGAATCCGCCTACCAGCGCCAGGATCCGATTGTCCTGTGGGTTTACGTACCGCATTGGGCGCCGGCCAAGTACGAAGGTGAATTCGTGGAGTTCCCGCCCTATTCCGCCGAATGCTACGCCGATCCTGCGGCGGGGGTGAACCCGGACATGGCCTATGACTGCGGCAAGCCGCGCGGCCCGATCTGGAAGGCCGCCTGGGCCGGGCTGCCGGAAAAATGGCCGGGCGCCTATGAGATCATTCAATCCTACCGGGTCTCCAACGAAGAGATGAGCGCCATGGTCGGCAAGGCGGACCTGGAAGGCGTGGATATCGATACAGTGGTGTCCGGCTGGATGACTGCAAACAAGGACCGCTGGTCCGGCTGGATCAGCAACTGA
- a CDS encoding phosphotransferase — protein MSQFDLQKRVSLLERIHALPIWHGAITTQPLTGGITNVNYLVQDSRGKFVARAGADIPLHQVMRFNELAASRAAHAAGLSPAVVHAEDDLTVLEFIESRTLTEEDVRDPAMLPRVLDLVKSCHRDVSGHLRGPALVFWVFHVIRDYAATLQDKDSPHAAAASELADTGNMLEQAAGPFDIVFGHNDLLCGNFLDDGHRLWLIDFDYAGFNSPLFDLGGLASNNGLSQAQEQWLLETYFEAPVSDDLLHRYSAMKCASLLRETMWSMVSEITSEIDFDYAAYTAGNLARFRAALDDFQNT, from the coding sequence ATGAGCCAATTCGATCTGCAAAAACGCGTCAGCCTGCTTGAGCGCATCCATGCGCTGCCGATCTGGCACGGTGCCATCACGACACAGCCTTTGACCGGGGGCATCACCAACGTGAACTACCTGGTCCAGGACAGCCGCGGCAAATTCGTGGCGCGCGCAGGTGCCGACATCCCGCTGCACCAGGTGATGCGCTTCAACGAACTGGCTGCCAGCCGTGCCGCCCATGCTGCCGGCCTGTCGCCTGCGGTGGTGCATGCCGAAGATGATCTGACCGTGCTGGAGTTCATCGAAAGCCGCACCCTGACCGAAGAAGACGTGCGCGATCCTGCGATGCTGCCGCGGGTGCTTGATCTGGTGAAATCCTGCCACCGCGATGTATCCGGGCATCTGCGTGGCCCGGCGCTGGTGTTCTGGGTGTTCCATGTGATCCGGGACTATGCGGCCACCCTGCAGGACAAAGACAGCCCGCATGCTGCGGCGGCCTCGGAACTGGCGGACACCGGCAACATGCTGGAACAGGCGGCAGGCCCGTTCGACATCGTTTTCGGGCACAACGACCTCTTGTGCGGCAATTTTCTGGACGATGGCCACAGGCTCTGGCTGATCGACTTCGACTATGCCGGCTTCAACTCGCCGCTGTTCGACCTTGGCGGCCTCGCTTCCAACAACGGGCTGTCGCAGGCGCAGGAGCAATGGCTGCTGGAAACCTACTTCGAGGCACCGGTGAGTGATGACCTGCTGCACCGCTACAGCGCCATGAAATGCGCTTCGCTTCTGCGCGAGACCATGTGGAGCATGGTCTCCGAGATCACCTCCGAAATCGACTTCGACTATGCGGCCTACACGGCCGGAAACCTCGCGCGGTTCCGCGCAGCACTTGACGACTTTCAAAACACCTGA
- a CDS encoding MlaD family protein, whose protein sequence is MSTPEPAPMKISAQRPSLWRNLSLVWLVPLVALAVSLGVAWKAYTDRGVLIRIAFDNASGIAANETMVRYRDVVIGQVEELGFADDLSKVVVWARIDKKIAPYLDQDAAFWVVRPEVSTRGISGLSTVLSGVYIEGTWDQDPGTPATSFEGADRPPLVQPGRAGRRITLRTADGRMISEGSPVLFRGIEVGRLEQPRLTVSGDSIVVDAFIDAPHDRRINSATRFWDSSGFSVSIGASGLSLDVDSIASLVAGGIEFDTVFDGGRPVGAGAVFDIHPDEATARRAAFARALSGGVAVSVAFDESVAGLSSGAAVKLGGVKIGEVSSLNAAIQNDSDAAGVRLIAKLLLEPSLMGLPPGAGETEVLDFLEQAVAGGLRARLAAAGLFSSELIVELVTLAAAEPASFDRSAEPFPALPSAPSDLPDFRATAEGALERISELPVENLMAQAISTLASIETLASAESTRQAPAAAVALLEDTRALVADPAARALPGELQAAVAELRAMLTELQQGRAVANLTAALAQGSLAAASLAAASDELPALVDDFRALAAKANSLAAEELIRSASQLMNSADALIGTPEARALPPALTAALDEMRFTLAALREGGLVDNANATMRSAREAADTVAAAAEGLPALSARLERLVAQSEALISTYGTRSSFNSETLDALREIKSAARSVTQLARKIERDPNSLLFGK, encoded by the coding sequence ATGAGCACGCCTGAACCCGCCCCGATGAAAATCTCCGCGCAGCGCCCGTCCCTGTGGCGCAACCTGTCGCTGGTCTGGCTGGTGCCGCTGGTGGCGCTGGCGGTGTCGCTGGGGGTTGCCTGGAAAGCTTATACCGACCGCGGCGTGCTGATCCGGATCGCCTTTGACAACGCCTCCGGCATTGCCGCCAATGAGACCATGGTGCGATACCGCGATGTGGTGATCGGCCAGGTCGAGGAACTGGGCTTTGCCGACGATCTGAGCAAGGTTGTGGTATGGGCCCGCATCGACAAGAAAATTGCCCCCTACCTGGACCAGGATGCTGCCTTCTGGGTCGTCCGCCCGGAAGTCAGCACGCGCGGTATCTCGGGGCTCAGCACCGTGCTGTCCGGCGTCTACATCGAGGGCACCTGGGACCAGGACCCGGGCACTCCAGCCACCAGTTTCGAGGGCGCCGACCGGCCGCCGCTGGTGCAGCCGGGCCGGGCCGGGCGGCGGATCACCCTGCGCACGGCCGACGGCCGGATGATTTCTGAAGGGTCGCCTGTGCTGTTCCGCGGCATCGAGGTCGGGCGGCTGGAGCAGCCGCGCCTGACGGTCAGCGGCGACAGCATCGTTGTCGATGCCTTCATCGACGCGCCGCATGACCGGCGGATCAACTCGGCCACACGGTTCTGGGACAGCTCCGGATTTTCCGTTTCGATCGGCGCCAGCGGGCTGTCGCTGGACGTTGACAGCATCGCCTCGCTGGTGGCCGGCGGCATTGAGTTCGACACTGTTTTCGATGGTGGCAGACCCGTCGGTGCCGGCGCAGTCTTTGACATCCACCCGGACGAGGCAACGGCCCGCCGTGCTGCTTTTGCCCGGGCACTCTCTGGTGGCGTGGCCGTCTCGGTGGCCTTCGACGAGTCAGTGGCCGGCCTCAGCAGCGGAGCCGCGGTCAAGCTGGGCGGCGTGAAGATCGGCGAGGTCAGCAGCCTGAACGCCGCGATTCAAAACGACAGCGACGCAGCCGGTGTGCGGCTGATTGCCAAACTGCTTCTTGAACCGTCCCTGATGGGCCTCCCCCCCGGCGCAGGCGAAACCGAAGTGCTGGATTTTCTCGAACAGGCCGTTGCGGGCGGGCTGCGGGCCCGGCTGGCGGCCGCCGGGCTGTTCAGCTCGGAGCTGATCGTCGAGCTGGTCACCCTTGCGGCGGCTGAACCGGCCTCTTTTGACCGCAGCGCCGAGCCTTTCCCTGCATTGCCCAGCGCACCGTCCGATCTGCCGGATTTCCGGGCGACAGCGGAAGGGGCGCTGGAACGGATCAGTGAATTGCCGGTCGAAAATCTGATGGCTCAGGCGATCAGCACCCTGGCCAGCATCGAAACCCTGGCCTCAGCCGAAAGCACCCGCCAGGCCCCCGCCGCAGCCGTGGCCCTGCTGGAGGACACCCGCGCGCTGGTCGCGGACCCCGCCGCTCGCGCCCTGCCCGGCGAACTGCAAGCCGCGGTGGCGGAATTGCGCGCGATGCTGACTGAGCTGCAACAAGGCAGAGCGGTGGCAAACCTGACCGCTGCGCTGGCGCAAGGCAGCCTGGCCGCCGCCAGCCTTGCCGCGGCATCGGATGAGCTGCCCGCCCTGGTCGATGATTTCCGCGCGCTGGCAGCCAAGGCCAATTCACTGGCGGCGGAAGAGCTGATCCGCTCGGCAAGCCAGCTGATGAACAGCGCAGATGCGCTGATCGGAACCCCGGAAGCCCGGGCCCTGCCGCCTGCCTTGACCGCCGCCCTGGACGAAATGCGGTTCACGCTGGCAGCACTGCGCGAAGGCGGGCTGGTGGACAACGCAAATGCCACCATGCGGTCCGCCCGCGAGGCAGCCGATACTGTGGCCGCCGCGGCAGAGGGGCTGCCGGCCCTGTCCGCCCGGCTGGAGCGCCTCGTCGCCCAGTCCGAAGCCCTGATCAGCACCTATGGCACCCGCTCCAGCTTCAACTCCGAGACCTTGGATGCCCTGCGCGAAATCAAGTCGGCCGCCCGTTCCGTAACCCAGCTTGCCCGCAAGATCGAACGCGATCCGAATTCCCTTCTGTTTGGTAAATAA
- a CDS encoding GcvT family protein has protein sequence MTELPSTAKAVIIGGGIIGCSTAYHLAKLGWTDTVLLERKKLTSGTTFHAAGLVGQLRSNANITQLLGYSVDLYNKIEEETGLGTGWKMNGGLRLACNEERWTEVKRQATTAHSFGLEMELLTPKEAQELWPLMDISDVIGAAFMPTDGQANPSDITQALAKGARMAGAKIFEDTKVTDIEIEDGRIRAVITDHGRIECEKVICCAGQWTRTFAKRFGVNVPLVPMEHQYMVTEPFAGVPSNLPTLRDPDRLTYYKEEVGGLVMGGYEPNPIPWATDGIPQGFHYTLLDSNFDHFEQLMEQALGRVPALEHAGIKTLTNGPESFTPDGNFIIGEAPELSNFYVGAGFNAFGIAAGGGAGMALAEWVKNGEPPFDLWSADIRRFGRPHFDTDWVRTRTVEAYGKHYTMAWPHEEHDSGRPCRKSPLYDTLKSQGACFGEKLGWERPNWFADAARGETPKDVYSFGRQNWFEAVGREHKAAREAAVLYDQTSFAKFALKGPDALAAMNWICANDVNKPVGSLIYTQMLNDKGGIECDLTVGRVAHDEFYIVTGTGYATHDFDWIRRNIPDGLNCQLFDITSSNAVLSLMGPKARDILSAVTRDDVSNDGFKFGTIRTIGIAGCPVQALRVTYVGELGWELHLPVEYAQTVYAALMEAGKPHGLVNAGYRSIESLRLEKGYRAWGSDIGPDHSPFEAGLGWAVKLRKDIPFKGRAAAEAQKSGGVKKMLACFTTDPGTVLMGRETIYRNGQRVGWLTSGGYGHTVGQSIGYGYIRNPEGVDAEYVLGGDYELEVATERVPCKVQLTALYDPSMSRVKA, from the coding sequence ATGACTGAACTTCCTTCAACTGCCAAGGCAGTCATCATCGGCGGCGGCATCATCGGCTGCTCCACCGCCTACCACCTGGCCAAGCTGGGCTGGACCGACACCGTTCTACTGGAACGGAAAAAGCTGACCTCGGGCACCACCTTCCACGCCGCCGGGCTGGTCGGGCAGCTGCGCTCGAACGCCAATATCACCCAGCTCTTGGGCTACTCGGTCGATCTTTACAACAAGATCGAAGAGGAAACCGGCCTTGGCACCGGCTGGAAGATGAATGGCGGCCTGCGGCTGGCCTGTAACGAGGAACGCTGGACAGAGGTCAAACGCCAGGCCACCACCGCGCATTCCTTTGGTCTGGAGATGGAGCTGCTGACCCCGAAAGAGGCGCAGGAGCTGTGGCCGTTGATGGATATCTCCGACGTCATCGGCGCCGCCTTCATGCCGACCGACGGCCAGGCCAACCCCTCCGACATCACCCAGGCGCTGGCCAAGGGCGCGCGGATGGCGGGGGCGAAGATATTCGAGGACACCAAGGTCACCGATATCGAGATCGAGGACGGCAGGATCCGTGCCGTGATCACCGATCATGGCCGCATCGAATGCGAAAAGGTGATCTGCTGCGCGGGCCAGTGGACCCGTACCTTTGCCAAGCGTTTCGGGGTCAACGTGCCGCTGGTGCCGATGGAGCACCAGTATATGGTGACGGAACCGTTCGCGGGCGTGCCCTCGAACCTGCCGACCCTGCGCGACCCGGACCGGCTGACCTACTACAAGGAAGAGGTTGGCGGGCTGGTGATGGGCGGCTATGAGCCGAACCCGATCCCCTGGGCCACGGACGGCATTCCGCAGGGCTTCCACTACACGCTGCTGGACAGCAACTTCGACCATTTCGAGCAGCTGATGGAGCAGGCGCTTGGCCGGGTCCCGGCGCTGGAACACGCCGGCATCAAGACGCTGACCAACGGGCCGGAAAGCTTCACCCCCGACGGCAACTTCATCATCGGCGAGGCGCCGGAGCTCAGCAATTTCTATGTTGGCGCGGGCTTCAACGCCTTTGGCATCGCAGCCGGCGGCGGCGCCGGCATGGCGCTGGCGGAATGGGTGAAAAACGGCGAGCCGCCGTTTGACCTCTGGTCCGCCGACATCCGCCGCTTCGGGCGGCCGCATTTCGACACTGACTGGGTCCGCACCCGCACGGTCGAGGCATACGGCAAGCATTACACCATGGCCTGGCCGCATGAGGAGCACGACTCCGGCCGTCCCTGCCGCAAGTCGCCGCTTTATGACACGCTGAAAAGCCAGGGCGCCTGTTTTGGCGAGAAACTCGGCTGGGAACGCCCGAACTGGTTTGCCGATGCCGCCAGGGGCGAAACCCCCAAGGACGTCTACAGCTTCGGCCGCCAGAACTGGTTCGAGGCGGTGGGCCGCGAGCACAAGGCCGCACGCGAGGCGGCGGTTCTGTATGACCAGACGTCTTTCGCCAAATTCGCGCTGAAGGGCCCGGATGCGCTGGCCGCGATGAACTGGATCTGCGCCAATGACGTGAACAAGCCGGTCGGCTCGCTGATCTACACCCAGATGCTGAACGACAAGGGCGGCATCGAATGCGATCTGACCGTGGGCCGCGTCGCGCATGACGAGTTCTACATTGTCACCGGCACCGGCTATGCCACCCATGACTTCGACTGGATCCGCCGCAACATTCCCGACGGCCTGAACTGCCAGCTGTTCGACATCACCTCCTCCAACGCGGTGCTGTCGCTGATGGGGCCGAAGGCCCGGGACATTCTGTCCGCCGTCACCCGCGACGATGTCTCCAACGACGGTTTCAAATTCGGCACCATCCGCACCATCGGCATCGCAGGCTGCCCGGTCCAGGCGCTGCGCGTAACCTATGTGGGCGAGCTGGGCTGGGAACTGCACCTGCCGGTGGAATACGCCCAGACCGTCTATGCCGCGCTGATGGAGGCGGGCAAACCGCACGGGCTGGTCAATGCCGGCTACCGCTCGATCGAATCCCTGCGCCTGGAAAAAGGCTACCGTGCCTGGGGTTCTGACATCGGCCCCGACCACAGCCCGTTCGAGGCCGGACTTGGCTGGGCAGTGAAGCTCAGGAAGGATATCCCCTTCAAGGGCCGCGCCGCCGCCGAAGCGCAGAAGTCGGGAGGCGTCAAGAAGATGCTTGCCTGCTTCACCACCGATCCCGGCACGGTGCTCATGGGCCGCGAGACCATCTACCGCAACGGCCAACGTGTCGGCTGGCTGACCTCGGGCGGCTATGGCCATACCGTCGGCCAATCCATCGGGTACGGTTACATCCGCAATCCCGAAGGCGTCGATGCCGAATACGTGCTGGGCGGGGACTACGAGCTGGAGGTGGCCACCGAACGGGTGCCCTGCAAGGTGCAGCTCACCGCTCTCTATGATCCGTCGATGAGCCGGGTAAAGGCCTGA
- a CDS encoding ABC transporter permease → MKAHLTRQASIAWGLVLATILLGWFGRDLAKALDARWLVKVPSSWDIPFSTYISAAMTWLVEEAAIGPVSFTGATRAVAWLLEQPYELALNLLAHGFTLGTGPQAQVLLPAASWIAVTAAVIALGHYCRSWGLAALVGACFAYLAVFGQWDSAMVTLASVLIAVPIGAGGGLLAGIWAYRHPIGERILSPILDLMQTIPIFAYLVPILFMFGFGPVSALVATIIYATPPMIRITIMALKSVDPEIRDFGRMAGTTRRQLMWRVLVPSASQSLMVGVNQVIMLTLNMVIIASMIGAGGLGFDVLAALRRLDIGAGFEAGIAIVVLAIAVDRLSQAFAERMGQVHHAAAGPWAARHKRTVLVLSLLAVTWVLGRFSPLLLDYPASQTITTGAFWNDAVKYLNVNYFDVFEAVKVFFLQWFLLPVKKTLLGIPWPWAIAMLTLLGWRAGGWKLAALCGAMSALIAVSGLWAKAMVTVYLCGASVILATLIGVPLGVLAALNRRAGIAINLLIDTLQTLPSFVYLIPVVMLFRVGDFTAMIAIVLYALAPAVRYAAHGVRSVSGELIEAGLVSGCTKWQLLRLVRLPMALPEILLGINQTIMLALSMLVITALVGTRDLGQEVYIALTKADTGRGLVAGLAIAFIAIIADRLVNAGARGARIRFGLES, encoded by the coding sequence ATGAAAGCGCATCTGACAAGGCAGGCCTCGATTGCCTGGGGGCTGGTGCTGGCCACGATCCTGCTGGGCTGGTTCGGCCGCGACCTGGCCAAGGCGCTGGATGCGCGCTGGCTGGTCAAGGTTCCGTCCTCCTGGGATATCCCGTTCAGCACCTATATCTCTGCCGCCATGACCTGGCTGGTCGAGGAGGCCGCGATCGGCCCGGTCTCCTTCACCGGTGCCACCCGCGCAGTTGCCTGGCTGCTTGAGCAGCCCTATGAACTGGCGCTGAATCTGCTGGCGCATGGCTTCACCCTCGGAACCGGTCCGCAGGCACAGGTTCTGCTGCCTGCCGCCAGCTGGATCGCGGTCACCGCCGCGGTGATCGCGCTGGGGCATTACTGCCGCAGCTGGGGACTGGCCGCACTTGTCGGCGCCTGTTTCGCCTATCTCGCGGTTTTCGGTCAATGGGACAGCGCCATGGTCACGCTGGCCTCGGTACTCATCGCGGTGCCGATCGGCGCGGGCGGAGGGCTGCTGGCGGGCATCTGGGCCTACCGCCATCCCATTGGCGAGCGCATCCTCTCCCCGATCCTGGATCTGATGCAGACCATTCCGATCTTCGCCTATCTGGTGCCGATCCTGTTCATGTTCGGCTTCGGCCCGGTCTCGGCGCTGGTCGCCACCATCATCTATGCCACACCGCCGATGATCCGCATCACCATCATGGCGCTCAAGTCTGTGGACCCGGAAATCCGCGACTTCGGGCGGATGGCAGGCACCACCCGGCGGCAGCTGATGTGGCGGGTGCTGGTGCCCTCGGCCAGCCAGAGCCTGATGGTCGGCGTCAACCAGGTGATCATGCTGACGCTGAACATGGTGATCATCGCCTCGATGATCGGCGCAGGCGGGCTTGGCTTCGATGTGCTGGCCGCACTGCGCCGCCTGGACATCGGCGCGGGCTTCGAGGCGGGCATCGCCATCGTGGTGCTGGCGATTGCGGTGGACCGGCTGAGCCAGGCCTTTGCCGAACGCATGGGCCAGGTGCATCACGCGGCGGCCGGCCCCTGGGCGGCCCGGCACAAGCGCACGGTGCTGGTGCTCTCGCTGCTGGCGGTCACCTGGGTGCTGGGCCGCTTCTCGCCGCTGCTGCTGGACTATCCGGCAAGCCAGACCATCACCACCGGAGCCTTCTGGAATGATGCCGTCAAATACCTGAACGTGAATTACTTCGACGTGTTCGAGGCGGTGAAGGTTTTCTTCCTGCAGTGGTTCCTGCTGCCGGTCAAGAAAACCCTGCTGGGCATTCCCTGGCCCTGGGCCATTGCCATGCTGACGCTGCTTGGCTGGCGGGCGGGCGGTTGGAAACTGGCAGCCCTGTGCGGTGCGATGTCCGCCCTGATTGCCGTCAGCGGCCTGTGGGCCAAGGCGATGGTCACGGTCTACCTCTGCGGCGCCTCGGTGATCCTGGCCACCCTGATCGGGGTTCCGCTCGGCGTGCTGGCGGCACTCAACCGCCGCGCGGGCATCGCCATCAACCTGCTGATCGACACCCTGCAGACGCTGCCCAGCTTCGTCTACCTGATCCCCGTGGTGATGCTGTTCCGGGTTGGCGACTTCACTGCTATGATTGCCATTGTCCTTTATGCGCTGGCGCCGGCCGTCCGCTATGCCGCCCATGGGGTGCGCAGCGTCAGCGGCGAGCTGATCGAGGCCGGGCTGGTGTCGGGCTGCACCAAATGGCAGCTGCTGCGCCTCGTGCGCCTGCCGATGGCGCTGCCGGAGATCCTGCTGGGCATCAACCAGACCATCATGCTGGCGCTGTCGATGCTGGTGATCACCGCGCTGGTCGGCACCCGCGACCTGGGCCAGGAAGTCTATATCGCGCTGACCAAGGCCGACACCGGGCGCGGGCTGGTTGCCGGGCTTGCCATCGCCTTCATCGCCATCATCGCCGACCGGCTGGTCAATGCCGGCGCGCGCGGTGCCCGCATCCGCTTTGGACTGGAGAGCTGA
- a CDS encoding DeoR/GlpR family DNA-binding transcription regulator encodes MNQKTTNQREEEILRELHRAGGSCRVSALAEQLNVSNETIRRNVKTLEERRIVRKVHGGVHLNEEVIEPPFENRLSAHADVKTILAQAVAETISDGDSVFLDIGSTTAYVALALRNHSNLFVVTNSVFVAQTLAMRNNNRVFLAGGELRAHDGGAFGAEALDLVRRLNVQLAVFSVGAVNSELGFMLHDLEEANIARVAAENAQVCIVVADSGKFNKRAPVSLDKMSAIDVFFTDCTPPDGIKAMLEKHEIETVVVNGGGRI; translated from the coding sequence ATGAACCAGAAAACGACCAATCAGCGTGAAGAGGAGATCCTGCGCGAGCTTCACCGCGCCGGCGGCTCCTGCCGTGTGAGCGCGCTGGCGGAACAGCTGAACGTCTCCAACGAAACCATCCGGCGCAACGTCAAAACCCTTGAGGAGCGCAGGATAGTGCGCAAGGTGCATGGCGGTGTGCATCTGAATGAAGAGGTCATCGAGCCGCCGTTTGAAAACCGCCTCAGCGCTCATGCCGATGTTAAAACCATACTAGCCCAGGCCGTGGCGGAAACGATCAGCGACGGCGATTCCGTGTTTCTGGATATCGGCTCGACAACGGCCTATGTCGCGCTGGCGCTCAGAAACCACAGCAACCTGTTTGTGGTCACCAATTCGGTTTTTGTGGCCCAGACGCTGGCCATGCGCAACAATAACCGGGTTTTTCTAGCCGGTGGCGAATTGCGGGCTCATGACGGCGGCGCCTTTGGTGCCGAGGCTTTGGACCTGGTGCGGCGGCTCAATGTCCAGCTGGCGGTGTTTTCGGTCGGCGCGGTGAACAGCGAGCTGGGCTTCATGCTGCATGATCTGGAAGAGGCCAATATCGCGCGTGTCGCTGCCGAGAACGCTCAGGTCTGCATTGTCGTGGCCGACAGCGGAAAGTTCAACAAGCGCGCTCCGGTGTCGCTCGACAAGATGTCTGCGATCGACGTCTTCTTCACAGATTGCACTCCGCCCGATGGCATCAAAGCCATGCTGGAAAAGCATGAGATCGAAACCGTGGTGGTCAACGGCGGCGGCCGCATCTGA